One genomic segment of Mytilus trossulus isolate FHL-02 chromosome 4, PNRI_Mtr1.1.1.hap1, whole genome shotgun sequence includes these proteins:
- the LOC134716817 gene encoding E3 ubiquitin-protein ligase TRIM71-like, with protein sequence MATSITFKCGVCDSQHITKDAEHWCPDCEEGFCSNCLIFHNSSKLLRGHGVISIENYKKLPQYITSIRQHCPDHDRKYQNYCQIHEVPCCPFCISTSHSECKGLQVLEEVVKTSELSSHFEDMKLTLRDLENNIDRIKIDREENLKSILEQGNKVKSEIKQVRQQINAHLDKLEGLALANLKSTEDKVKSQIETILSKLSHSSREIKDAENIISAMTDFASDLHRFLGRKQIEAEVSKSERSVTSLVEDGSLQQVTLNCSINSNVTEILSSISSFCTISTELNNPSIILKKEKEKQAQIMRFQPTAHNFYFTGGKTAYHYNGVYNKPVRKNGICGLYFQPATYYSEC encoded by the coding sequence ATGGCAACATCCATTACATTTAAATGCGGCGTGTGTGATTCTCAGCATATCACAAAAGATGCAGAACATTGGTGCCCTGACTGTGAGGAAGGTTTTTGTTCTAACTGTCTTATTTTTCACAATTCGTCCAAGCTTTTACGAGGCCATGGTGTTATCTccatagaaaattataaaaaattaccaCAGTACATAACAAGTATACGTCAGCACTGTCCAGACCATGATAGAAAGTATCAGAACTATTGTCAAATCCATGAGGTCCCATGTTGTCCATTCTGTATATCAACAAGCCATAGCGAATGTAAAGGATTACAAGTCTTGGAAGAAGTCGTGAAGACATCGGAATTGTCCAGTCATTTCGAAGACATGAAACTGACTTTAAGAGATCTAGAGAATAACATTGATAGGATAAAGATTGACCGCGAGGAAAATCTGAAAAGTATTCTTGAACAGGGAAACAAAGTCAAGAGTGAAATCAAACAGGTACGCCAACAAATAAATGCACACCTCGATAAACTTGAAGGGCTAGCACTTGCAAATTTAAAATCTACTGAAGATAAAGTCAAAAGCCAAATTGAAACTATATTAAGTAAACTCTCCCACAGCAGTAGAGAAATCAAAGATGCAGAGAATATTATTTCAGCAATGACGGACTTTGCCTCAGATTTACACAGATTTCTTGGGAGGAAACAGATTGAAGCAGAAGTATCAAAGTCAGAGAGGTCCGTCACTTCCTTAGTGGAAGATGGAAGTCTGCAACAAGTTACTCTGAACTGTAGTATTAATAGTAATGTTACTGAAATTTTATCCTCTATTTCCTCTTTTTGTACAATATCAACTGAATTAAATAATCCAAGTATTATtctaaagaaagaaaaagaaaagcagGCTCAGATCATGAGATTTCAACCTACAGCTCACAATTTTTACTTTACCGGAGGGAAAACAGCCTACCATTATAACGGGGTGTACAATAAACCAGTCAGGAAAAATGGTATTTGCGGATTATACTTTCAACCAGCGACTTATTATTC